Genomic DNA from Oncorhynchus clarkii lewisi isolate Uvic-CL-2024 chromosome 28, UVic_Ocla_1.0, whole genome shotgun sequence:
aggggtgtccacatacttttgtatatatatagtgtataataTTTATGGTCGATTTTAACAAGTAATTGCATTCACAGGATGAAATACGAAAAAAATACGCGACACAAATGGAGATTATCTTAAACCAAAAAATGGTAACATCTCCTCCTAATGATCTGTTGCAAGTGATCCAACTTGATCCTGTCCGCTACCAtattatattttagttttttaatGACAAAGCATCTGCTCTAACTAACAAGGCAGCGATGAATCCTTTTCTCAATATCATCTTGTGATCACTAAAATAGAAATTTGGTCGAGACTAATTACCTGGGGAAATCCGTTAAATGCATTGTTGGTCACCTAAATCAAATCACAGACACACAATTAGTATGGGAGGCTTTTGGCATGGCTGCTTTGAAATGTGTTTTAATTATGCGGCAAGTGATGGAATGTTTTTTATAAAATTGACAAAGTGGAACCGACAAGCAGACAAgcaagcagaggagagagaggagaagaggactgGGATTCTGTGGCGCTGCAGGATCCAGGTAGGGTTGCGGGACagcactttttattttattatttgtacATCTGTGGGAGGGAAAATAAGGAAGAGGGGATTCTGTTTGCTCTAGACTACTCTACGCTATTCTCTACGTAGAGGGGGGAGGAAGTCAGGTACCTCTTCcttctctgtatctatctcttgGTACAACTTTCCGTATCTCCTGTTTGCGACCTCATCTTCGGACAGGTCCGAGTTATCAGGCTCTTTGTGAGCTCGGCGGACGACTCCTTCCTTAGCTACTGCTTCGCTTCTTGGCCCGGGAAAGGAGGCGAAGAGGTCCCCTGCCTGGCTGCCGTCACCCCCTGAggagaagaagccactgctgtcgcTGACTTCCTGCCAGGACCCGCTGTCGGTGGTGGCGCCCCCTGTCTCTGCGGAGGGAGCGGGGAAACCTGCCCACTGGACTGAACCATTGTTAGCGAAAGGGTCTGCCGCCCACCCTGCCCCAACTTCCCCGGTCGTCTCTGCGAATGGATCTGTCGCAAATCTAACTTCCCCACCTCCCCCTTGAGTTACGGCAAAGGGACCAGACTCAAATCCCCCTCCCACATGAGTTTCCGCAAAAGGATCAGACACAAAATCCCCTCCCCCGCCTTCCCTCTGAGTCTCCGCAAAAGGATATGAGGCAAATCCCCCAGGCGTCTCTGCAAAGGGGTCAGACTCAAAACCACCTTCCCCAGGGATCTCCACAAAAGGATCGGTCCCAAAATGGATCACCTGATCACCGGTTGAGCCCTGTTCTGGGACACTGGTTGGATCCGCAAATGCTGTTCCTGTTTCGGCAGACTGCGTTGGTGCCTGTTCTATTGGTTGGGCCCAGTCAGCTGCGAACCCTGCATCGCTTGCCAGAGCCTTCTCTTCCTGTAAAGGGGTGGCCCGATCACTTGAAGCCCAGTCTGCGAAGCCTCCCTGGGCTGTGCTACGGTCTGTGAAACACTGTTCTGCGGCGGAATCCAGTTCATCGTCAGTGCTGGCCCATCCTCCGTTCTGCCCCACTGAGTCCCCCCACTCCTCCGTCGTCTCATATTCTGAGCCGAAACCTTGTCTGCCGGCCGGCCGGACCAGGTACAGGCCAGGCTCGCTGCCTTCAGGGGTGTCCTCAATAATCTGGCCATGCTCGTTGGTGATGCGCAGGCCCGGTGTGGATTTGCGACGATCTCTCCATCCTGCCTCGTCTCCCTCTGAATCTGCCTGACCTGCTCCCCACCCTGCCTCCCATCCCTCTCCTGACCCTGCCTCTCCTTTCCCTGCCTCCcctgcctctccccatccccatgatcTTGCCTCTCGTGGCCCCTGCCCCGGCTCCTGCTGGGCCTGCTGGTCGCCCCCCACTGCACAAGGATCACAGTTGGGGGTAAGTTGGGGGTTGGGATCCCAGCCGCTAACCTCGTCTCCAGCTGCGGCCGTTTCGGCCCCCTGTGGctgctctgctgctgctgcctccccTGCCTCCCCGCCCCAGCCGTCCGCTGCAGGCCAGCCTTGGGCCTCGTCCTGCCCTGTGGTCGCTGGAATCTCGCCGGCTGCCGCCTCGGTGGCAGACGGGACAGAGTCTTCTTTTGCCGGGGCCGAGCCGAAGTCAGCAGCCCAGTCGGTGGCGAAGCTGGGGTCTCCCGCCTGCTCGGGGAATGCGGGGAACCCAGGGTTAAAGTCAGCAGTGTTCGGGGCCTCGCCACCGCCGCCCCCATCCTCCTCCACACCCACAGTACTCATAGACCCAGAATCCATCTGGAAGGACCAAGCCGGTGCGTGAAGGTAAGGTAAAGAGAGCACAGAGAGTGTTTATcacaagaggacagagagagaaggtgaaaTAATTGGCAGAGGTAAAGAAAGAAGACAAGGCATAGACACAAAAGAAGACAATTGTGACTGTGGATTGTGGCTAATGGAGTGGTCTGTGGTGGAGTCTAGTGAACAGTTCTGGATTGTGACGAAAAGAGTGAAAAACATACAGGTATCAAACAACTGGCTTGATGACAGGTACGACCAGAGGTCACAGATATTAACATTTTGAAATCAAGGCACGTAAATATTTGCCGAAAGGGATTTTGATGATTTGGAAGTCAGGTGTGGATGTATTACGTACAGGCTGCGCAGGTTCAGCATTTCcctggggaaaaaaacatttgtatttaATGTCATATTCATCAGTATACTACTGTAAAAGTAGTATACTACTTTATTATCAATAAGAACAAAGTTAAATATAACTTTCATTCATCGTTACACATACAGATTGTAATAAAAATATACATGGAGTAGCATAAGAATAAGACAGGGGCAAGTTAATTGCTTGGAACTTAACTTGCAATCTGCTATTTGGTAGTCTTAAATACTGTTGCATGGGAGAAAAAACATTTGGCATAACAAAAGCCACAAAATGGCTACTTTGTTTTTATTTAGTCTACTGAGCATGCATATCACCATGCCAATCAAAGCTAGTAGAGGTCAGGAGTCCTACGTGTTGAGACTGATAGCTTTTGCTCAATGTTTTTTCTTAATTTTTCACTTGATTGAAACACTTTAATAAAGACCCGTGCTAAATGGGGACATGTAAAATGGGTTCTAGTCTTGTCTTTTTCAAAATTCAGAGTATACAAAATTCAATGTATACTTAATTCTCTAACATATCTAGgtataatatatattattatagtgtATTGTAACTAACTAATGACTATCTCATACATCAAGGTTATAAATCTCATCAAGCAACCAATCAACCAACGAATCAATCAAGTAGGACATTACTGTACTTACTGTCCACAAATCCCAGGGTAGTTGCTGTAGAACAAAACACGTGATTATTCACTATGAATGACGAGCACTCTATGTGCTCTATTGGTGTGCACGTATATTACTAGAGAGAACAGCGATATACATCATCTAGTGTACAGAAACATTTAAAGCTGAATATAAGATACATTTAAGACGGATAACATAGCATTGTGGTATAATAGATGAAAATTGAGATAAATGGACCTGTGTTATGGGTGGTGCAGCCTGTCCGATAGTGGTGTTGCCGTCAGGCTTGAATGGATCAAAGTCCAGATCCAGGAGAGATTCTCCGGGTCTTTCATTTGGCTGAAAATAATAAAATTCAAGTGTTGGTTGAGTTAACAGCTCTCTAACACAACCGTACTGAAAGGCTGAACATTTGAGATCAGGAGCAGTATCTGTCATACatctcagaataggagtgctgatctaggatcaggttcatCCTCCCTGTCtttgtaatcttattcattgtgatctcaaaggcaaaactgatcctagaacagCACTCCTACTTTGAGACGCTTCATATGGCCCCAGGTTATTTGTGTACTTTGTAGTTAATAAGGGATTTGTAATCTTGACGGCACTCTCTTAATAAAcccttcacccctcccctctAAAACAATACATGTTTAATATATCCCACTCCCACTGGTGGAAAACCTCCAAACACTGTGACCCACCAGGACCAGGAGCAAACAGTACTGTAATAGATGGAATAATGACGGGGCATGCTAGTGGAGACCTCTGCATCTTAGGTAGTTGTGGAGAGTAGTTTAGTGCCCAGTTTGAATACTTTGAAAAAGCCAGATAGTTGCATGCACAAAGCCAAGTATAGACACAAAAGAAGACAACTGTGACTTGTGGCTATTGAAGTGGTCTGTTGTGGAGTCTACTGAACAGTTCAGGGCCCGTTTCCCCAAAACATCTTAAGGCTAAGTCCATCAGTAGAACATTCGTAGGAGCATCGTTAAATCTATGAGCTGTTTCCCCAAAACCATAGTTACTAAAGTTGCACTTGAAAATGTTAGTTATTTACCAACTGCCTCAGAACATTCTTAGAATAGCTAAGCGTGTCCTTAGATGCGTTTTTCCCCTACCGtgtcactttatacacagaagagCACAGCTAAACATACAACACA
This window encodes:
- the LOC139387434 gene encoding amphiphysin isoform X6, with translation MAEIKTGIFAKNVQKRLSRAQEKVLQKLGKADETKDDHFDQAVQNFKRQETEGSRLQREMKAYLAAVKAMQQASMNLTESLHEVYEPDWHGKDDVLSIGKNCDVLWEDFHQKLVDSSLITLDTYLQQFPDLKIRVAKRSRKLIDYDSARHHLETIQAVVNRSDRKVSKAEDELKKAQKVFDELNVDLQDELPTLWDSRVGFYVNTFKNVTNLEAKFHREISVLCKQLYEVMTKLGEQHSDKMFTIQGAPSDSGPLRLSRAPSPPDSDSDESPVDTPNHMLAPASPGPPRPKSPSGQFKKGPPVPPPPKTPTKELHQEQIIDLFGGQFLPAATPSQPNERPGESLLDLDFDPFKPDGNTTIGQAAPPITQQLPWDLWTGNAEPAQPMDSGSMSTVGVEEDGGGGGEAPNTADFNPGFPAFPEQAGDPSFATDWAADFGSAPAKEDSVPSATEAAAGEIPATTGQDEAQGWPAADGWGGEAGEAAAAEQPQGAETAAAGDEVSGWDPNPQLTPNCDPCAVGGDQQAQQEPGQGPREARSWGWGEAGEAGKGEAGSGEGWEAGWGAGQADSEGDEAGWRDRRKSTPGLRITNEHGQIIEDTPEGSEPGLYLVRPAGRQGFGSEYETTEEWGDSVGQNGGWASTDDELDSAAEQCFTDRSTAQGGFADWASSDRATPLQEEKALASDAGFAADWAQPIEQAPTQSAETGTAFADPTSVPEQGSTGDQVIHFGTDPFVEIPGEGGFESDPFAETPGGFASYPFAETQREGGGGDFVSDPFAETHVGGGFESGPFAVTQGGGGEVRFATDPFAETTGEVGAGWAADPFANNGSVQWAGFPAPSAETGGATTDSGSWQEVSDSSGFFSSGGDGSQAGDLFASFPGPRSEAVAKEGVVRRAHKEPDNSDLSEDEVANRRYGKLYQEIDTEKEEVTNNAFNGFPQMEATAPTFVADFDKLFTVGSPVTSAEPEGASPTEILPVEEAEKASPSETAPPESVPTPEEMKESPVEETPEKMPIPSVVIEPASSNEGDDDRDIIDISPTTISDNGVTADTQTAKDITTSDGPPGLPPGFLYKVETLHDFEAANSDELELKKGDVVLVVPTATAEDQDAGWLTGIKESEWSHLGASAHKGLFPENFTQRLE
- the LOC139387434 gene encoding amphiphysin isoform X4 — its product is MAEIKTGIFAKNVQKRLSRAQEKVLQKLGKADETKDDHFDQAVQNFKRQETEGSRLQREMKAYLAAVKAMQQASMNLTESLHEVYEPDWHGKDDVLSIGKNCDVLWEDFHQKLVDSSLITLDTYLQQFPDLKIRVAKRSRKLIDYDSARHHLETIQAVVNRSDRKVSKAEDELKKAQKVFDELNVDLQDELPTLWDSRVGFYVNTFKNVTNLEAKFHREISVLCKQLYEVMTKLGEQHSDKMFTIQGAPSDSGPLRLSRAPSPPDSDSDESPVDTPNHMLAPASPGPPRPKSPSGQFKKGPPVPPPPKTPTKELHQEQIIDLFGGQFLPAATPSQPNERPGESLLDLDFDPFKPDGNTTIGQAAPPITQQLPWDLWTGNAEPAQPMDSGSMSTVGVEEDGGGGGEAPNTADFNPGFPAFPEQAGDPSFATDWAADFGSAPAKEDSVPSATEAAAGEIPATTGQDEAQGWPAADGWGGEAGEAAAAEQPQGAETAAAGDEVSGWDPNPQLTPNCDPCAVGGDQQAQQEPGQGPREARSWGWGEAGEAGKGEAGSGEGWEAGWGAGQADSEGDEAGWRDRRKSTPGLRITNEHGQIIEDTPEGSEPGLYLVRPAGRQGFGSEYETTEEWGDSVGQNGGWASTDDELDSAAEQCFTDRSTAQGGFADWASSDRATPLQEEKALASDAGFAADWAQPIEQAPTQSAETGTAFADPTSVPEQGSTGDQVIHFGTDPFVEIPGEGGFESDPFAETPGGFASYPFAETQREGGGGDFVSDPFAETHVGGGFESGPFAVTQGGGGEVRFATDPFAETTGEVGAGWAADPFANNGSVQWAGFPAPSAETGGATTDSGSWQEVSDSSGFFSSGGDGSQAGDLFASFPGPRSEAVAKEGVVRRAHKEPDNSDLSEDEVANRRYGKLYQEIDTEKEEVTNNAFNGFPQMEATAPTFVADFDKLNESNATMAPEAAAPPAETAVAPEATAETAVAPEVLGTEASDATEAAAEAGQIQEPASPTSEAEAAESATSPGEEKPDFTVGSPVTSAEPEGASPTEEKMPIPSVVIEPASSNEGDDDRDIIDISPTTISDNGVTADTQTAKDITTSDGPPGLPPGFLYKVETLHDFEAANSDELELKKGDVVLVVPTATAEDQDAGWLTGIKESEWSHLGASAHKGLFPENFTQRLE
- the LOC139387434 gene encoding amphiphysin isoform X7, which gives rise to MAEIKTGIFAKNVQKRLSRAQEKVLQKLGKADETKDDHFDQAVQNFKRQETEGSRLQREMKAYLAAVKAMQQASMNLTESLHEVYEPDWHGKDDVLSIGKNCDVLWEDFHQKLVDSSLITLDTYLQQFPDLKIRVAKRSRKLIDYDSARHHLETIQAVVNRSDRKVSKAEDELKKAQKVFDELNVDLQDELPTLWDSRVGFYVNTFKNVTNLEAKFHREISVLCKQLYEVMTKLGEQHSDKMFTIQGAPSDSGPLRLSRAPSPPDSDSDESPVDTPNHMLAPASPGPPRPKSPSGQFKKGPPVPPPPKTPTKELHQEQIIDLFGGQFLPAATPSQPNERPGESLLDLDFDPFKPDGNTTIGQAAPPITQQLPWDLWTGNAEPAQPMDSGSMSTVGVEEDGGGGGEAPNTADFNPGFPAFPEQAGDPSFATDWAADFGSAPAKEDSVPSATEAAAGEIPATTGQDEAQGWPAADGWGGEAGEAAAAEQPQGAETAAAGDEVSGWDPNPQLTPNCDPCAVGGDQQAQQEPGQGPREARSWGWGEAGEAGKGEAGSGEGWEAGWGAGQADSEGDEAGWRDRRKSTPGLRITNEHGQIIEDTPEGSEPGLYLVRPAGRQGFGSEYETTEEWGDSVGQNGGWASTDDELDSAAEQCFTDRSTAQGGFADWASSDRATPLQEEKALASDAGFAADWAQPIEQAPTQSAETGTAFADPTSVPEQGSTGDQVIHFGTDPFVEIPGEGGFESDPFAETPGGFASYPFAETQREGGGGDFVSDPFAETHVGGGFESGPFAVTQGGGGEVRFATDPFAETTGEVGAGWAADPFANNGSVQWAGFPAPSAETGGATTDSGSWQEVSDSSGFFSSGGDGSQAGDLFASFPGPRSEAVAKEGVVRRAHKEPDNSDLSEDEVANRRYGKLYQEIDTEKEEVTNNAFNGFPQMEATAPTFVADFDKLEKMPIPSVVIEPASSNEGDDDRDIIDISPTTISDNGVTADTQTAKDITTSDGPPGLPPGFLYKVETLHDFEAANSDELELKKGDVVLVVPTATAEDQDAGWLTGIKESEWSHLGASAHKGLFPENFTQRLE
- the LOC139387434 gene encoding amphiphysin isoform X8, which codes for MAEIKTGIFAKNVQKRLSRAQEKVLQKLGKADETKDDHFDQAVQNFKRQETEGSRLQREMKAYLAAVKAMQQASMNLTESLHEVYEPDWHGKDDVLSIGKNCDVLWEDFHQKLVDSSLITLDTYLQQFPDLKIRVAKRSRKLIDYDSARHHLETIQAVVNRSDRKVSKAEDELKKAQKVFDELNVDLQDELPTLWDSRVGFYVNTFKNVTNLEAKFHREISVLCKQLYEVMTKLGEQHSDKMFTIQGAPSDSGPLRLSRAPSPPDSDSDESPVDTPNHMLAPASPGPPRPKSPSGQFKKGPPVPPPPKTPTKELHQEQIIDLFGGQFLPAATPSQPNERPGESLLDLDFDPFKPDGNTTIGQAAPPITQQLPWDLWTGNAEPAQPMDSGSMSTVGVEEDGGGGGEAPNTADFNPGFPAFPEQAGDPSFATDWAADFGSAPAKEDSVPSATEAAAGEIPATTGQDEAQGWPAADGWGGEAGEAAAAEQPQGAETAAAGDEVSGWDPNPQLTPNCDPCAVGGDQQAQQEPGQGPREARSWGWGEAGEAGKGEAGSGEGWEAGWGAGQADSEGDEAGWRDRRKSTPGLRITNEHGQIIEDTPEGSEPGLYLVRPAGRQGFGSEYETTEEWGDSVGQNGGWASTDDELDSAAEQCFTDRSTAQGGFADWASSDRATPLQEEKALASDAGFAADWAQPIEQAPTQSAETGTAFADPTSVPEQGSTGDQVIHFGTDPFVEIPGEGGFESDPFAETPGGFASYPFAETQREGGGGDFVSDPFAETHVGGGFESGPFAVTQGGGGEVRFATDPFAETTGEVGAGWAADPFANNGSVQWAGFPAPSAETGGATTDSGSWQEVSDSSGFFSSGGDGSQAGDLFASFPGPRSEAVAKEGVVRRAHKEPDNSDLSEDEVANRRYGKLYQEIDTEKEEMEATAPTFVADFDKLEKMPIPSVVIEPASSNEGDDDRDIIDISPTTISDNGVTADTQTAKDITTSDGPPGLPPGFLYKVETLHDFEAANSDELELKKGDVVLVVPTATAEDQDAGWLTGIKESEWSHLGASAHKGLFPENFTQRLE